A single window of Watersipora subatra chromosome 9, tzWatSuba1.1, whole genome shotgun sequence DNA harbors:
- the LOC137403660 gene encoding sulfotransferase 1E1-like isoform X3 codes for MEERLSCHPLAGSKTGEYFVSDDGKVKVPAIMFNPEMLKGIRADLASYKWKSSDFLLAAYAKNGTHFMWEVMTMLLNGSADNVTQPKEVVMIDLSPVEKSEEIIPSPRVLNTHYRIDVLPAEFRKGKTVVVVRNPKDACVSMYYHEKNLVSKLGPAFAAQANMSFDDFIQEYMYSKDMPHGSYFDYTEYMWSLRDEPNILLVFYEDLKLKPAEVIQKVNEFMGTNRSPELVQQIAEATDIKKMRKAKEEAKPSKAMMKLGKELQIQEIDTKGMKGLLTHMYRKGEIGDWKNHFTVAQNEAFDAVLAAWKGGKDIPFIY; via the exons ATGGAGGAACGCCTCAGCTGCCACCCACTTGCTGGCTCTAAAACTGGTGAATATTTTGTGTCGGATGATGGCAAGGTTAAAGTGCCAGCTATCATGTTCAATCCTGAGATGCTCAAAGGTATCAGAGCAGACTTGGCATCCTACAAGTGGAAGTCATCTGATTTTCTACTTGCAGCCTATGCTAAGAATG GTACTCACTTTATGTGGGAAGTGATGACAATGCTACTCAACGGGTCAGCTGATAATGTGACTCAACCCAAAGAAGTCGTCATGATAGACTTGAGTCCTGTTGAAAAAAGTGAGGAGATTATTCCTTCACCCAGAGTTCTTAACACCCACTACAGAATTGATGTACTTCCTGCAGAGTTTAGAAAAGGGAAAACTGTGGTTG TTGTGAGAAATCCAAAGGATGCTTGCGTTTCCATGTACTATCATGAGAAGAACTTG GTTTCAAAGCTGGGCCCAGCATTTGCTGCGCAGGCAAATATGAGTTTCGATGATTTTATACAAGAATACATGTACTCCAAGGACATGCCTCATGGAAGTTACTTTGACTATACGGAGTACATGTGGTCCTTGAGAGATGAACCAAACATACTTCTCGTCTTCTATGAAGACTTAAAACTG AAGCCTGCTGAGGTCATCCAGAAGGTGAATGAGTTTATGGGTACAAACAGATCTCCAGAACTGGTTCAACAGATAGCTGAAGCCACAGACATCAAGAAAATGAGAAAAGCAAAGGAAGAAGCAAAACCAAGTAAAGCAATGATGAAACTG GGTAAGGAGCTGCAGATTCAAGAGATAGATACAAAAGGCATGAAAGGCCTGTTGACCCATATGTATAGAAAAG gAGAAATTGGAGACTGGAAAAACCATTTCACTGTTGCTCAGAATGAAGCATTTGATGCTGTGCTAGCAGCATGGAAAGGAGGAAAGGATATACCTTTCATCTACTGA